In a genomic window of Sporosarcina trichiuri:
- the murJ gene encoding murein biosynthesis integral membrane protein MurJ, whose product MGKLKQAALWTAVLALVLKLSGLFRESIVSTKFGVSHETDAYFLAFPFITLVVAMISTGFNNVFLPMYIKNRKSGDTGDHNANALLNWTMILFVGISFVGWFGAPYFLPLMYGKMSAEIAAIAVPMTQVFFAFMTVIALSGLLDSYLQSRRIFVPSQMSKLLATLFSVIFAVLFSEQWGIFSLAYGFIFGTILGVIVQLYYLFRSDYKYRLEFKMDIKFRNAFLLLIVPSLLNSVVGQVNFFVNKAFASGIDGAVTYLNNASLIISIPNAIYATTLAAIIFTLMSEQTEDRAKFKETLFRGMEISLVTLLPIAAGLFVIGDSVIAFIYEHGKFTAADTAKTHVALMLYLPVVVFQGMQLMLSKSMYARGKTAVVFRISVTTILINFLSNWLLVDRFGYPALAVATSIVSVYFFTVSMVVVYRDLGSVELARFGRMVPRVLVPTVLMGAVVWIVKAFVGVGSLGAIPQLVILVPIGAVMYVVGVFVFYRAGFRRFVGLLRRSK is encoded by the coding sequence ATGGGCAAGTTAAAACAGGCGGCGCTGTGGACGGCGGTGCTCGCCCTCGTGCTGAAGCTGTCGGGATTGTTCCGGGAATCGATCGTCAGCACGAAATTCGGGGTGTCGCACGAGACGGATGCGTATTTCCTCGCATTCCCGTTCATCACCCTCGTCGTTGCGATGATTTCGACGGGCTTCAACAACGTCTTTTTACCGATGTATATCAAGAACCGGAAGTCCGGCGATACGGGTGACCATAATGCGAATGCGCTGCTGAACTGGACGATGATCCTGTTCGTCGGCATCAGCTTCGTCGGCTGGTTCGGCGCTCCGTACTTCCTGCCGCTGATGTACGGCAAGATGTCGGCCGAAATCGCGGCGATCGCCGTACCGATGACGCAGGTGTTCTTCGCGTTCATGACGGTGATCGCTTTGAGCGGACTTTTGGATTCGTATTTGCAGTCGCGGCGGATCTTCGTGCCGTCGCAGATGTCGAAGCTGCTCGCGACACTGTTCTCGGTGATCTTCGCAGTGCTGTTCAGTGAACAGTGGGGCATCTTCTCCTTGGCGTACGGGTTCATCTTCGGGACGATCCTCGGCGTCATCGTGCAGCTGTATTACCTGTTCCGGTCGGATTACAAGTATCGTCTCGAGTTCAAGATGGATATCAAGTTCCGGAACGCGTTCCTTTTGCTGATTGTTCCGTCGCTGCTGAACTCGGTCGTCGGCCAGGTGAATTTCTTTGTGAACAAGGCGTTCGCGTCCGGGATCGATGGCGCGGTGACGTATTTGAACAACGCGTCGCTGATCATCAGCATCCCGAACGCGATCTATGCGACAACGCTTGCGGCGATCATCTTCACGCTGATGAGCGAGCAGACAGAGGACCGGGCGAAGTTCAAGGAGACGCTGTTCCGTGGGATGGAAATCTCGCTCGTGACGCTGCTGCCGATCGCGGCGGGGCTGTTCGTCATCGGGGACTCGGTGATTGCGTTCATCTACGAACATGGGAAGTTCACGGCGGCGGATACGGCGAAGACGCACGTCGCGCTCATGCTGTACTTGCCGGTCGTCGTGTTCCAGGGCATGCAGCTCATGCTGTCGAAGTCGATGTATGCGCGCGGCAAGACGGCGGTCGTGTTCCGGATCAGCGTGACGACGATTTTAATCAACTTCCTGAGCAACTGGCTTTTGGTCGACCGGTTCGGCTACCCGGCGCTCGCGGTGGCGACGTCGATCGTGAGTGTGTACTTCTTCACGGTATCGATGGTTGTCGTGTACCGCGATCTCGGTTCTGTTGAGCTTGCGCGGTTCGGCCGGATGGTGCCGCGGGTGCTGGTTCCGACGGTGCTCATGGGGGCTGTTGTGTGGATTGTGAAGGCGTTTGTCGGTGTGGGGTCATTGGGTGCGATTCCGCAGCTGGTGATTCTGGTGCCGATCGGTGCTGTGATGTATGTGGTTGGCGTGTTTGTGTTTTACCGCGCTGGGTTTAGGCGGTTTGTTGGGCTGCTGCGGCGGTCGAAGTGA
- a CDS encoding YfcC family protein — MKQDQSAKKKWKFHVPHVFVILFIVIILAAIATYIVPAGQYDTLVDDSDRTIVIDGTYHQVESTPTGFLAIFQSIHKGMQNTAGIIFYIFIVGGSFGILHATGAISAAVGTISKKMAGREYWMIPILMTFFALSGAMLGLAEETIPYITILVPLMVLIGFDSIVGAAIVLLGTSAGFTAAFMNPFTVGVAQGIAGLPIFSGLWLRIIFWVIFLSISIWYVMRYALKVKKDPTKSLVYGIGEPIEPAGSIEEMTGRHKIIFLILLASLVGLAIGVIQFGWYLTEISGLFLLMGISMGLVGRMKLDEIAEAFIEGCKVLVMGALVVGVANAILVILQEGGIMDTILYAFSSTIGEMPSTLAAVGMYAIQCLLNFIIPSGSGQAALTMPIMAPLSDLVGVTRQTAVLAFQFGDGISNIFTPTSGYFMAGLALARIPWSKWLKWIFPLILIHYTLGAIFVTIAHLINYS, encoded by the coding sequence ATGAAACAGGATCAGTCAGCTAAAAAGAAATGGAAGTTCCACGTGCCTCACGTCTTTGTCATTCTATTCATCGTCATCATCTTAGCGGCAATAGCCACCTACATCGTGCCGGCAGGACAATATGACACGTTGGTGGACGACAGTGACCGGACCATCGTAATAGACGGGACCTATCATCAGGTCGAATCGACGCCAACCGGGTTCTTGGCAATCTTCCAGTCGATCCACAAAGGGATGCAGAATACGGCTGGAATCATCTTCTATATCTTCATCGTCGGCGGATCGTTCGGAATCCTGCATGCAACCGGTGCAATTTCCGCGGCTGTCGGAACGATTTCGAAAAAGATGGCGGGCCGCGAGTATTGGATGATTCCGATACTCATGACATTCTTTGCACTGTCGGGAGCTATGCTGGGCCTGGCAGAAGAGACAATCCCCTATATTACAATCCTCGTTCCGCTCATGGTGCTGATCGGTTTCGACTCCATCGTGGGGGCGGCCATTGTCCTGCTGGGGACGTCAGCCGGCTTCACGGCGGCATTCATGAACCCGTTCACGGTGGGGGTGGCCCAAGGGATTGCAGGGCTGCCCATTTTCTCCGGCCTCTGGCTGCGGATCATATTCTGGGTGATCTTCTTATCGATCAGTATCTGGTATGTCATGCGGTATGCCTTGAAAGTCAAAAAGGACCCGACGAAGAGTCTCGTGTATGGAATCGGTGAACCGATCGAGCCGGCAGGCAGTATCGAGGAAATGACCGGGCGGCATAAGATCATTTTCCTAATCCTTCTCGCGTCCCTGGTCGGTCTGGCAATCGGAGTCATCCAGTTCGGCTGGTACCTGACGGAAATCTCGGGGCTGTTCCTGCTGATGGGGATTTCGATGGGACTTGTCGGACGCATGAAGCTCGACGAAATTGCAGAGGCGTTCATCGAAGGGTGTAAAGTGCTCGTGATGGGGGCGCTGGTCGTCGGCGTTGCCAATGCCATCCTCGTCATCCTGCAGGAAGGCGGGATAATGGACACGATTTTGTATGCGTTTTCATCGACCATCGGTGAGATGCCGTCGACCTTGGCGGCAGTGGGCATGTATGCGATCCAGTGTCTGCTGAACTTCATCATCCCTTCAGGGAGCGGGCAGGCAGCACTGACGATGCCGATCATGGCACCGCTTTCCGATCTTGTCGGCGTCACACGCCAGACGGCTGTTCTTGCCTTCCAGTTCGGTGACGGGATCTCCAATATCTTCACGCCGACATCGGGATACTTCATGGCAGGACTTGCCCTTGCACGGATCCCTTGGTCGAAATGGCTGAAGTGGATCTTTCCGCTCATCCTGATCCATTACACGCTCGGTGCGATATTTGTAACTATCGCCCATCTGATCAACTACTCATAA
- a CDS encoding M20 metallopeptidase family protein: MTIQQETAEWVVQQRRYLHAHPELSHQETETKEYVKQQLENMGLDTYSMTGKDIIGILRGKSEGKTVIIRADMDALPIQEQTGLPFASKHEHVMHACGHDGHMAILLGVAQQLVNRTDDLAGTILFLFQHAEEELPGGATQLVEAGLLDGIDAIFGYHLWQPIPAGIIGVREGATMAGADRFSFTIQGKGGHGSMPQDTIDSTLAMSAVILQIQSIISRSLSPSEEAVLSIGELRAGSNYNIIPDSAYASGTVRYFHKEASQHIRERLHTIIDGVCQAYGATFELNYQHGDPPLDNDPGLIAFMEQQAKQLFGEGQVTRIDGIMGSEDFAYYSTEIPASYIFLGIGQADRPYGHHHPKFDIDESMLAIGVELFTESMLAYMGGQS; encoded by the coding sequence ATGACGATACAGCAAGAAACAGCCGAATGGGTTGTCCAGCAGCGGCGATATCTGCATGCCCATCCGGAGCTTTCCCACCAAGAAACTGAAACAAAAGAATACGTGAAGCAGCAGCTCGAAAACATGGGACTCGACACATACAGCATGACCGGCAAGGATATCATTGGTATTCTGCGCGGCAAATCGGAAGGAAAGACCGTCATCATCCGGGCGGACATGGATGCCCTGCCGATCCAGGAACAGACCGGCCTGCCTTTTGCATCCAAGCATGAACACGTCATGCATGCGTGCGGGCACGACGGGCACATGGCCATCCTGCTCGGCGTGGCCCAACAGCTCGTAAACCGCACCGATGACCTGGCAGGCACGATCTTGTTCCTATTCCAGCATGCCGAGGAGGAACTGCCAGGCGGTGCAACTCAATTGGTCGAGGCCGGCCTGCTTGATGGCATCGATGCCATATTCGGTTACCATCTGTGGCAGCCGATCCCCGCCGGCATCATCGGTGTGCGCGAAGGCGCGACAATGGCGGGCGCTGACCGGTTCTCCTTCACAATACAAGGCAAGGGTGGGCATGGGTCCATGCCGCAGGATACGATCGATTCGACGCTCGCCATGTCGGCCGTGATCCTGCAGATCCAGTCGATAATCAGTAGAAGCCTCAGTCCGAGCGAAGAAGCCGTCCTCAGTATCGGCGAATTACGCGCAGGGTCAAATTACAATATCATCCCGGATAGTGCGTATGCGTCCGGGACAGTGCGCTATTTCCATAAAGAAGCCTCCCAGCATATCAGAGAACGGCTGCACACTATCATCGACGGGGTCTGCCAGGCGTATGGAGCCACCTTCGAGCTCAACTACCAGCACGGCGACCCGCCACTCGACAACGATCCCGGTCTCATCGCGTTCATGGAACAGCAGGCGAAACAGCTGTTCGGGGAAGGGCAGGTCACACGTATTGATGGCATCATGGGCAGCGAGGACTTTGCCTATTATTCAACTGAAATCCCGGCTTCCTATATCTTCCTTGGAATCGGACAGGCGGATCGCCCATACGGACACCACCATCCGAAATTCGATATTGATGAAAGCATGCTTGCCATCGGCGTCGAACTGTTCACTGAAAGTATGCTGGCGTACATGGGGGGGCAGTCATGA
- a CDS encoding WecB/TagA/CpsF family glycosyltransferase gives MKESYLGVNVSPLTYEGIIEQIRQRMAAGEQSTIIAVNPEKVMTAQKDAQVKDLINGATFQIADGVGILLASKLKKGAITSRVTGVDMMARLLQFAASDNQPVYLYGAKREVIEKAAANIQRDYPGIPIAGMTDGYEQDEEALVQRIRDSGAKILFVALGSPKQELWIRRNMDRLRDVLVFQGVGGSFDVFSGSVKRAPALFRKTGTEWFYRLCSDPKRLKRQMNLPRFLVRVLADKSK, from the coding sequence ATGAAAGAGAGCTACTTAGGCGTGAACGTCTCGCCTCTGACATATGAAGGCATCATCGAACAGATCCGGCAGCGCATGGCGGCGGGGGAGCAGTCGACGATCATCGCGGTCAACCCCGAGAAGGTCATGACTGCGCAGAAAGACGCGCAGGTCAAGGACCTCATCAACGGTGCGACGTTCCAGATCGCGGACGGCGTCGGCATCCTGCTCGCATCGAAACTGAAAAAGGGTGCGATTACATCCCGCGTCACCGGGGTAGACATGATGGCGCGGCTTCTGCAGTTTGCAGCGAGCGATAACCAGCCCGTCTACCTGTACGGCGCAAAACGCGAAGTGATCGAAAAAGCGGCCGCGAACATCCAGCGCGACTACCCGGGCATCCCGATTGCGGGCATGACCGACGGCTACGAACAGGACGAGGAAGCGCTCGTGCAGCGCATCCGGGACAGCGGCGCGAAGATCCTCTTTGTCGCACTCGGCTCCCCTAAGCAGGAATTGTGGATCCGGCGCAACATGGACAGGCTCCGTGACGTCCTAGTCTTTCAAGGTGTCGGCGGCAGTTTCGACGTGTTCTCTGGATCCGTCAAACGTGCACCGGCCTTGTTCCGCAAAACCGGGACGGAGTGGTTCTACCGGCTGTGCAGCGACCCGAAGCGGCTGAAACGGCAGATGAACCTGCCGCGTTTCCTCGTGCGCGTATTAGCGGATAAATCCAAATAA
- a CDS encoding mandelate racemase/muconate lactonizing enzyme family protein, translating to MKITSIEVFAVRLPLKTPFIISYHTYKDMPSIFVKLHTDTGLTGYGEGTPDEHVTGETWEGVRAILVNTITPSVIGMNPFDLERIHDRMDKAIYGATTAKAAIDIACYDLMGKASGQPVFNLLGGRYHDQLEFPKVISILPPEEMAAEAKAAVNEGYRILKLKVGTDSQLDIERIRAVRQAVGDQIAIKVDANQGWETSAASMQVLDQIKDCRIDWIEQPVIASDMHGLKEIKQKTAIPVMIDEGLHGQKEMYELTATRSADMMNIKLMKCGGLYRAMQLVHQAELAGFTCQIGSMVESAVASAAGLHLATAKKGIQTNELVGPLMFSKDIARLDIDLPFVRLSETPGLGLNIDEATLTELTYTHDVIEQ from the coding sequence ATGAAAATCACATCGATCGAAGTGTTCGCCGTCCGCCTGCCGCTGAAGACACCGTTCATCATCAGTTACCATACGTATAAGGATATGCCGTCCATCTTTGTGAAATTGCATACGGACACAGGCCTGACGGGCTACGGGGAAGGGACACCGGATGAGCATGTCACCGGTGAAACGTGGGAAGGGGTCCGGGCGATCCTGGTGAATACGATCACTCCATCCGTGATTGGCATGAACCCGTTCGACCTGGAACGGATCCACGACCGGATGGACAAGGCCATCTACGGCGCCACGACTGCCAAGGCCGCCATCGACATCGCCTGCTACGACCTGATGGGCAAAGCGTCCGGGCAACCGGTATTCAACCTGCTCGGTGGGCGATATCATGACCAGCTGGAGTTCCCGAAAGTGATCAGCATCCTTCCGCCTGAGGAAATGGCGGCCGAAGCGAAAGCAGCGGTGAACGAAGGGTATCGGATCCTCAAGCTGAAAGTGGGCACCGACAGCCAGCTGGACATCGAGCGCATCCGGGCAGTACGGCAAGCCGTCGGCGACCAGATCGCCATCAAAGTCGACGCAAACCAAGGTTGGGAAACGAGCGCAGCCTCCATGCAAGTGCTAGACCAGATCAAAGACTGCCGGATCGACTGGATTGAACAGCCGGTCATCGCCTCCGACATGCACGGCCTGAAGGAAATCAAACAAAAAACGGCCATTCCGGTCATGATCGACGAAGGGCTCCACGGTCAAAAGGAAATGTACGAACTGACGGCCACACGTTCCGCCGACATGATGAACATTAAGCTCATGAAATGCGGAGGGCTGTACCGCGCCATGCAGCTCGTCCACCAGGCGGAGCTCGCCGGCTTCACGTGCCAGATCGGCTCGATGGTCGAATCCGCCGTCGCCTCAGCTGCCGGCCTGCACCTCGCGACCGCCAAAAAAGGTATCCAGACAAACGAACTCGTCGGACCGCTCATGTTCAGCAAAGACATCGCCCGCTTGGACATCGACCTGCCATTCGTCCGGCTGAGCGAAACCCCGGGCTTGGGCCTCAACATCGATGAAGCGACGTTGACCGAGTTGACATACACCCACGACGTCATTGAACAATAA
- a CDS encoding S-layer homology domain-containing protein: MNTRITAKLAAVLTAFLLLLSLVIPATKAHADELSGRTLEKELREMIDKGILSGYDDGTYRPTEQVSRGQFAAFIARALKLPEAAGSFQDVPKNSKLAKDIYRVQQAGIMGGYSGGIFKPDAPITREQVSLTMMNVLNYSEMVLQETRIDFTDVKEFQSSGSIRAAYYNIRYGIISGIPNKDGSMRFEPKSNATREQAAAFISRYLKAVDAYEPPSLPSIPETPEQPPVPEDPKDPVPPTPEPPVVTKDYYLATISNGKLVKQSKGYKEYLDAANEFNSDKTIQAMYRGNEIIRVRSGFAFGDNTSKAGAVENTIVYFDKDFKKKATYIQQGREMKYLGSNDQYINVQVGATEGYVKHSETDLIPIQLVTDRDHYTVSQWGTLTHHTYNYMTKKSASYYVQLAPDFLQKNGTYYSPDGVHFYDTNQRFAGTFLPYFQFLSARSTTSYTGEELDALISKVLKERADKYGGRYKDAATKSKLVGLGKEFKKLEDDYNVNALLILSLAVHEGDYGMSQTAQTCNNLFGLYKYDSLTKLCPDKGTFKKPGDSAVALVKDFLNPNYMDPANKLDRAQGAAFGNKTTGFNVNYASDPTWGAKAGAHMYELDKAAGGKDYGRYKQFAFTKLEVPTNVRTAPSTNAPILFKYTSRYNGIYQKTSNGLSLGYPLTVIRSVTGDDGKTWYEVFSDDAKAKSGYISSDVVTIVNN, encoded by the coding sequence ATGAACACACGCATCACCGCAAAACTCGCAGCCGTGCTCACCGCATTCCTGCTGCTTCTCTCTTTGGTCATCCCGGCGACGAAAGCACACGCCGATGAACTCTCAGGCCGCACACTCGAGAAGGAACTCCGTGAAATGATCGACAAAGGGATCCTCTCCGGCTACGATGACGGCACCTACCGCCCGACCGAACAGGTCTCCCGCGGCCAGTTCGCCGCGTTCATAGCCCGCGCCCTGAAACTGCCCGAAGCAGCCGGCAGCTTCCAGGACGTCCCAAAGAACAGCAAACTCGCCAAAGACATCTACCGTGTCCAGCAGGCCGGCATCATGGGCGGCTACAGCGGCGGCATCTTCAAGCCCGATGCGCCGATCACACGCGAGCAAGTCTCCCTGACGATGATGAACGTCCTGAACTACAGTGAAATGGTGCTCCAGGAAACACGCATCGACTTCACCGACGTCAAGGAGTTCCAGTCGTCCGGCAGCATCCGTGCCGCCTACTACAACATCCGCTACGGCATCATCAGCGGAATCCCGAACAAGGACGGCTCCATGCGCTTCGAACCGAAATCGAACGCAACCCGCGAACAGGCCGCAGCTTTCATCAGCCGCTACCTGAAAGCGGTCGACGCCTACGAGCCGCCGTCGCTGCCGTCGATCCCGGAAACACCGGAACAGCCGCCGGTGCCGGAAGACCCGAAGGATCCGGTCCCGCCGACTCCGGAACCGCCGGTCGTCACGAAAGACTACTACCTCGCGACCATTTCGAACGGCAAGCTCGTCAAGCAGTCGAAAGGCTACAAAGAGTACCTGGATGCGGCAAATGAATTCAACAGCGATAAAACCATCCAGGCGATGTACCGCGGCAACGAGATCATCCGCGTCCGCAGCGGCTTCGCATTCGGTGACAACACATCGAAGGCCGGTGCAGTGGAAAACACGATCGTCTATTTCGATAAGGACTTCAAAAAGAAAGCGACCTACATCCAGCAGGGCCGGGAAATGAAGTACCTTGGCTCGAACGACCAGTACATCAACGTCCAGGTCGGCGCGACGGAAGGGTACGTCAAGCACTCGGAAACCGACCTGATCCCGATCCAGCTCGTCACGGACCGCGACCACTACACCGTGAGTCAGTGGGGGACACTGACGCACCATACGTACAATTATATGACGAAGAAATCGGCCAGCTACTACGTCCAGCTCGCACCGGACTTCCTGCAGAAGAACGGTACGTACTACAGCCCGGACGGCGTCCATTTCTATGACACGAACCAGCGATTCGCCGGCACCTTCCTGCCGTACTTCCAGTTCCTGTCCGCCCGGTCGACGACGAGCTACACAGGTGAAGAACTCGACGCGCTCATCAGCAAAGTGCTGAAAGAGCGTGCCGATAAATACGGCGGCCGCTACAAAGACGCAGCGACCAAATCCAAGCTCGTCGGACTCGGCAAGGAATTCAAGAAGCTCGAAGACGACTACAACGTCAATGCACTGCTCATCCTATCCCTCGCCGTGCACGAAGGCGACTACGGCATGAGTCAAACGGCGCAGACGTGCAACAACCTGTTCGGCCTGTACAAATATGACTCGCTGACAAAACTCTGTCCGGACAAAGGGACGTTCAAGAAGCCCGGCGACAGTGCCGTCGCGCTCGTCAAGGACTTCCTGAACCCGAACTACATGGACCCGGCCAACAAACTCGACCGCGCACAAGGCGCAGCCTTCGGCAATAAAACGACAGGCTTCAACGTCAACTACGCGTCCGACCCGACATGGGGCGCGAAAGCCGGCGCGCACATGTATGAGCTGGACAAAGCAGCAGGCGGCAAGGACTACGGCCGCTACAAACAGTTCGCGTTCACAAAGCTGGAGGTCCCGACAAACGTCCGGACCGCCCCAAGCACGAACGCACCGATCCTGTTCAAGTACACAAGCCGCTACAACGGCATCTACCAGAAAACCAGCAACGGCCTGTCCCTCGGCTACCCGCTCACCGTCATCCGCTCCGTAACAGGCGACGACGGCAAAACATGGTACGAAGTCTTCAGCGACGACGCCAAAGCCAAATCCGGCTACATCAGCAGCGACGTCGTCACCATCGTCAATAACTGA
- the csaB gene encoding polysaccharide pyruvyl transferase CsaB codes for MKIVLSGFYGLGNTGDEAILKAIIDNLRAELDNPEITVFSLSPEKTASDHSVSAVYRGWRHGNKEKIKALRKADLLISGGGGLLQDTYPTKFLFGPLPYYLLIVLLAKLCGTKVMFFSQGIGPVTSKWGKTLMQGLANKADFVTVRDEYSKEYLHNLGVTKPETVVTADIVFAFKPDEDTSAYDSLSLTGDERLVAVAPRPWFDHEDEYIEKLAWTLDELIEQRGVTPVFVPMEPPYDTNVSKKVQKLMKHADATKILGEQFSPNQFYNFIQQTDLTIALRLHALIFAALSNVPHVGLSYDRKVESFLKRSGMWEHSYELGSFAKEDLLESALYALDHSKELKEMMTPNVETLRREAIRNVDLLREQFLNGGR; via the coding sequence TTGAAGATTGTATTGTCCGGGTTTTACGGATTAGGAAATACAGGCGATGAGGCGATTTTGAAGGCGATCATCGATAACTTACGGGCGGAGCTGGACAACCCCGAAATCACGGTGTTCTCACTATCGCCGGAGAAGACGGCGTCCGACCACAGCGTGTCGGCGGTGTACCGCGGCTGGCGCCACGGCAATAAGGAGAAGATCAAGGCGCTGCGGAAAGCGGACCTGCTGATCTCGGGCGGCGGCGGGCTGCTGCAGGACACGTACCCGACGAAGTTCCTCTTCGGCCCCCTCCCCTACTACCTGCTCATCGTACTGCTGGCGAAGCTGTGCGGAACGAAGGTCATGTTCTTCTCACAAGGCATCGGCCCGGTGACGAGCAAGTGGGGCAAGACGCTCATGCAGGGACTCGCGAACAAAGCCGACTTCGTGACGGTGCGCGACGAGTATTCGAAAGAGTACTTGCACAACCTCGGCGTGACGAAGCCGGAGACGGTCGTGACGGCGGATATCGTGTTCGCGTTCAAGCCGGATGAAGATACGTCGGCGTATGACTCGCTCAGTCTGACTGGTGATGAGCGACTCGTCGCGGTGGCGCCGCGCCCGTGGTTTGATCACGAAGACGAGTACATCGAGAAGCTCGCGTGGACGCTCGATGAACTGATCGAGCAGCGCGGCGTGACGCCGGTGTTCGTGCCGATGGAGCCGCCGTATGACACGAATGTGTCGAAGAAAGTGCAGAAGCTCATGAAGCATGCGGATGCGACGAAGATCCTCGGCGAGCAGTTCTCGCCGAACCAGTTCTACAACTTCATCCAGCAGACGGACCTGACGATTGCGCTCCGGCTGCATGCGCTGATCTTTGCGGCGCTGTCGAATGTACCGCACGTCGGCTTGAGCTATGACCGCAAAGTCGAGAGCTTCCTGAAGCGCTCGGGCATGTGGGAGCATTCCTACGAGCTCGGTTCATTCGCGAAGGAAGACCTGCTGGAGAGCGCCTTGTATGCACTTGATCACAGTAAGGAACTGAAAGAGATGATGACGCCGAACGTTGAGACCTTACGGCGCGAGGCGATCCGCAACGTCGATCTGCTGCGGGAACAGTTTTTGAATGGAGGCCGTTAA
- a CDS encoding glycosyltransferase family 4 protein, whose translation MKILLATVYDYPHLGGLSTHLTTLKAGLESRGHEVDVVSFSDVPKWKRDGIVRGPAFLLNKMKQGKGYVWTLKRRQDELAILIKDAVSKKDYDVINAQDVFTTFAALETNVPVVSTVHGYLTFEGISKGTLIEGSPEARELQEAERRGYKATREVITVDTRIKEYILKETGVTGNMIKNFIDVESFKPEVERRAEFRDTYGFSQDELIFFVPRRLTKKNGVIYPILSLPAVVEKFPNARVVFAGTGEMMEPMKQKAAELGVADHVTMLGAVDHSVMMQYYALANVALVPSIYSAGVEEATSISALEAMGSGVPLIACAVGGLKEIVDSGKDGLLVEEQNVEQLSDAMIKLLEDPAYGEQLAAAGRAKIVEEYSHFAAAEKYEAIYLKALKH comes from the coding sequence GTGAAAATACTACTTGCAACAGTCTATGATTATCCACACTTGGGCGGGCTGTCGACCCACCTGACGACATTGAAGGCGGGGCTCGAGTCGCGCGGCCATGAGGTCGACGTCGTGTCGTTCTCCGACGTGCCGAAATGGAAGCGCGACGGCATCGTGCGGGGGCCTGCATTTTTATTGAACAAAATGAAACAGGGCAAAGGCTACGTCTGGACGCTGAAGCGGCGCCAGGACGAGCTTGCGATCCTGATCAAGGATGCCGTCTCGAAGAAGGATTACGACGTCATCAATGCCCAGGACGTCTTCACGACGTTCGCAGCGCTCGAGACGAATGTGCCGGTCGTCAGCACGGTGCACGGCTACCTGACGTTCGAGGGCATCTCGAAAGGGACGCTCATCGAAGGGTCACCGGAAGCCCGTGAGCTGCAGGAAGCGGAGCGCAGAGGCTACAAGGCGACACGTGAAGTGATCACCGTCGATACGCGCATCAAGGAGTACATCCTGAAAGAGACCGGCGTGACGGGCAACATGATCAAGAACTTCATCGACGTGGAGTCGTTCAAGCCGGAAGTCGAGCGGCGTGCGGAGTTCCGGGATACATACGGCTTCTCGCAGGACGAGCTGATCTTTTTCGTGCCGCGCCGCCTGACGAAGAAGAACGGGGTCATCTACCCGATCCTGTCGCTGCCGGCAGTCGTCGAAAAGTTCCCGAACGCGCGCGTCGTGTTCGCGGGGACGGGCGAGATGATGGAACCGATGAAGCAGAAAGCGGCGGAGCTTGGGGTTGCCGATCACGTGACGATGCTGGGCGCGGTCGATCACTCCGTCATGATGCAGTATTACGCACTTGCGAATGTCGCGCTCGTGCCGTCGATCTACTCGGCGGGTGTCGAGGAGGCGACGTCGATCTCGGCGCTTGAAGCGATGGGCTCCGGCGTGCCGCTGATCGCGTGTGCGGTCGGGGGCTTGAAGGAAATCGTCGACAGCGGCAAGGACGGGCTCTTGGTGGAAGAGCAGAACGTCGAACAGCTGAGTGACGCGATGATCAAGCTGCTGGAAGACCCGGCGTACGGCGAACAGCTTGCTGCGGCGGGCCGCGCGAAGATCGTCGAGGAGTACTCGCACTTCGCGGCTGCTGAGAAATATGAAGCGATCTATTTGAAAGCACTGAAACATTGA